A DNA window from Melospiza georgiana isolate bMelGeo1 chromosome 22, bMelGeo1.pri, whole genome shotgun sequence contains the following coding sequences:
- the LOC131092465 gene encoding chymotrypsin-C-like: MLGAICLVVLLGYGPFAGCPTAYGCGQPAVPPQLSSRVVGGEDAVAHSWPWQISLQYSRSGSWNHYCGGSLIAPRWVMTAAHCISSSLNYRVALGRQDVSEADEPGSVAVAVEKIIVHEAWDDYYVRNDIALIKLAEEVQETDTIRIACLPAADKILPNNYPCYVTGWGSMRTNGPLATILQQALLPVVDYETCSQWDWWGSTVKKTMVCAGGDDVRSACNGDSGGPLNCQRDDGIWEVEGIASFVSARGCNTNKKPTVFTRVSAYIDWINEKMSTN; encoded by the exons ATGCTGGGAGCCATCTGTCTCGTCGTGCTGCTGGGCTACG GTCCCTTTGCCGGGTGTCCCACAGCCTACGGATGCGGTCAGCCGGCCGTGCCACCACAGCTGAGCTCCCGCGTGGTGGGCGGTGAAGACGCTGTAGCCCACAGCTGGCCATGGCag ATCTCGCTGCAGTACAGTCGCTCTGGATCCTGGAACCACTATTGTGGTGGGAGCCTCATTGCCCCCCGGTGGGTGATGACAGCTGCCCACTGCATCAG CTCTTCCCTGAACTACCGGGTGGCGCTGGGCAGGCAGGACGTGTCAGAGGCTGACGAGCCTGGTTctgtggccgtggctgtggagAAGATCATCGTCCATGAGGCTTGGGACGACTACTACGTTCG CAACGACATTGCCCTGATCAAGCTGGCAGAGGAGGTGCAGGAGACTGACACCATCCGTATTGCCTGCCTGCCAGCTGCTGACAAGATCCTGCCCAACAACTACCCCTGCTATGTCACCGGCTGGGGAAGCATGAGGA CCAACGggcccctggccaccatcctgcagcaggctctgctgcccgtGGTGGACTATGAGacctgctcccagtgggactgGTGGGGCAGCACTGTTAAGAAGACCATGGTGTGCGCCGGCGGCGATGATGTCAGATCTGCATGCAAC GGCGATTCTGGGGGCCCCCTGAACTGCCAGCGCGACGATGGGATCTGGGAGGTCGAGGGCATCGCCAGCTTTGTCTCCGCCCGGGGCTGCAACACAAACAAGAAGCCGACAGTCTTCACCCGGGTGTCTGCCTACATCGACTGGATCAACGAG AAAATGAGCACAAACTGA
- the EFHD2 gene encoding EF-hand domain-containing protein D2 — translation MAAAAEEPEGRRGRGPRPGPAPGSPAGRAVGEGSPGGGGRRVFSPAGEFREFSRRQLRDMERLFRQYDAGKDGFIDLMELKLMMEKLGAPQTHLGLKNMIKEVDEDLDSKLSFREFLLIFRKAAAGELQEDSGLHALARLSEIDVSTEGVKGAKNFFEAKAQAINEASRFEEEIKAEQEEKKKQAEELKQRKAAFKELQSTFTQ, via the exons atggcggcggcggcggaggagccggaggggcggcggggccgggggccgcGGCCGGGGCCGGCGCCGGGCAGCCCCGCGGGGCGGGCGGTGGGCGAGGGCTCGCCCGGGGGCGGCGGCCGCCGCGTCTTCAGCCCGGCCGGGGAGTTCCGCGAGTTCTCCCGGCGGCAGCTCCGCGACATGGAACGGCTCTTCCGACA GTACGACGCAGGGAAAGACGGCTTCATTGACCTGATGGAGCTGAAGCTGATGATGGAGAAGCTGGGGGCTCcacagacacacctgggacTGAAGAACATGATCAAGGAGGTGGATGAAGACCTAGACAGCAAGCTCAGTTTTCGAGAG TTCCTGCTGATTTTCcggaaggcagcagcaggtgagctGCAGGAGGACAGCGGGCTGCACGCCCTGGCCCGGCTCTCCGAGATTGATGTCTCCACAGAGGGGGTGAAAGGTGCCAAGAACTTCTTTGAGGCCAAG GCACAAGCCATCAACGAAGCCAGCAGGTTTGAGGAGGAGatcaaagcagagcaggaggagaagaagaagcaggcagaggagctgaagCAGAGGAAGGCAGCCTTCAAGGAGCTGCAGTCCACCTTCACGCAGTGA